In Macadamia integrifolia cultivar HAES 741 chromosome 12, SCU_Mint_v3, whole genome shotgun sequence, the following are encoded in one genomic region:
- the LOC122057489 gene encoding metallothionein-like protein type 2, which yields MSCCGGKCGCGSGCGCGSGCGGCKMYPDFSFSGERTTTETIIVGVAPEKAYYEMSEMGVEAENGGCKCGANCTCDPCNCK from the exons ATGTCGTGCTGCGGAGGAAAGTGTGGTTGCGGCTCTGGCTGCGGTTGCGGCTCTGGCTGCGGAGG ATGCAAGATGTACCCAGACTTCTCTTTCTCTGGAGAGAGGACAACCACAGAGACCATCATCGTCGGAGTCGCTCCCGAGAAAGC CTACTACGAGATGTCCGAGATGGGCGTTGAGGCAGAGAACGGTGGCTGCAAGTGCGGAGCTAACTGCACCTGCGACCCCTGCAATTGCAAATGA
- the LOC122057699 gene encoding uncharacterized protein LOC122057699, with protein sequence MGKKQLRREYSSMSFSNRGCMSGIFHILYPHQWHNVKRMLPHKRHSAGRQPEGLESSKVDRNIPNTIEAQESIDGEVDRLLFDKKITETRTTNKKSGKHHIKTLIAEEMSEEDDQKRRTKVFPAQVRLLRTDSIHHLEPSDDRFFKDMTEKGNSPRIGHCQYNVRNTGVSKLVPVMPEPPETDASSKKCEVCGTMNAESNMGHAQVDELRRQLIQNHPLLWDKLDKGLSKQKYRDARDLIREDSLPQSKEFLNVLDVFQVNKELFMKILQDPDSSPADEFQNVQISNAERELTKSSSFPVAYLSYNNNVRPSNLKNNLRKIKSFTKREGQLQDGSSVIDSSDDIITGLMADRNKQEKVGTAEPSKDSDYSLGSSQALKNQGHNPGVTTRFKNIKQRIKHATEGSGKEHHRISMDATLHKITYGQKHTKDGKKEMSYNWKKPPTDTDFKDSPSSYGRDSSLYALGNGGLHRLRRTTSLKESLDRYSQLFESTFSRESKEHQTDRVRLTIEDVGSSCGPAPKTFGRLLSLPELESFCSLQSESDNSCLGMSTSIHVDNPANMERSGSDQQMLADPTICAENDCELEASVENVTQEILVEVSGSILIQGNEVGLILNADDDRKVDEMSGNLDNQPMLENSSTSQHQQEIELATVACVKQMQTSPNSVLDCHLSEFFITEEADSELNNELEDSLVNLPYGNGVITKIENVTILSKHFDSSDLPLVQVDKKDESDFNFVRDVLKLSGFSGNDKLRTWHLPEPPIDPSLFEEVDCCIQETGCNCDHQVLFDITNEVLVDIYERSFMYWPRPLYTNLSIRPLPIGFHVLEEVWASISWFLRYQPESDLSLDYIASRDLAKADGWMNLQFESECAGLEVEEWIWDDLLDEVLLELEEV encoded by the exons ATGGGAAAGAAGCAATTGAGACGTGAATATTCCAGCATGTCATTCTCCAATCGTGGCTGCATGTCAGGCATATTTCATATCCTCTACCCCCATCAGTGGCATAATGTGAAAAGGATGCTCCCACACAAGAGGCACAGCGCTGGAAGGCAACCTGAGG GCCTCGAAAGTTCAAAAGTGGATCGGAATATCCCTAATACCATCGAAGCACAAGAATCCATAGATGGTGAAGTGGACAGATTGCTT TTTGACAAGAAAATAACAGAGACCAGAACAACCAACAAGAAATCTGGAAAACACCACATCAAAACACTAATTGCAGAAGAAAtgtcagaagaagatgatcagaAACGCCGAACTAAAGTATTCCCTGCACAAGTACGGCTTCTGCGTACTGATTCCATCCATCATTTGGAACCTTCAGATGATCGTTTCTTTAAGGATATGACAGAAAAAGGCAACAGCCCAAGAATTGGTCATTGCCAATATAATGTTAGGAATACTGGTGTCAGCAAGCTGGTCCCAGTCATGCCAGAGCCTCCTGAGACAGATGCTAGCAGTAAAAAATGTGAGGTGTGTGGAACAATGAATGCTGAGAGCAACATGGGGCATGCTCAAGTTGATGAGTTGAGGAGACAGCTAATTCAGAATCATCCACTTCTTTGGGATAAGCTGGACAAGGGCTTGTCAAAGCAGAAGTACAGGGATGCTAGGGATCTTATAAGAGAAGATTCACTTCCCCAGTCAAAGGAATTTCTGAATGTTCTGGATGTGTTTCAGGTAAACAAGGAgttatttatgaaaattctaCAAGATCCAGACTCTTCTCCGGCAGATGAATTCCAGAATGTGCAGATTTCCAATGCAGAGAGAGAATTGACCAAGTCAAGTTCATTCCCAGTAGCTTACTTGTCATACAATAACAATGTTAGGCCAAGCAATCTCAAAAACAATCTGAGGAAAATCAAATCTTTTACAAAACGAGAGGGGCAGCTGCAAGATGGGAGTTCGGTAATTGATTCTTCAGATGACATTATTACCGGATTGATGGCTGATCGTAATAAGCAAGAAAAGGTAGGAACTGCTGAACCTAGTAAAGATTCAGATTATTCTCTGGGCTCATCCCAAGCGTTGAAGAACCAAGGGCATAATCCAGGAGTTACCACCCGTTTCAAGAATATTAAGCAGCGGATAAAACATGCAACCGAAGGTAGTGGAAAGGAGCATCACCGGATTTCTATGGATGCAACCCTCCATAAAATTACTTATGGTCAAAAGCATACCAAGGATGGGAAGAAGGAGATGTCATACAACTGGAAGAAGCCCCCAACAGACACAGATTTTAAGGACAGTCCTAGTAGTTATGGGAGAGACAGTTCTTTATATGCTCTAGGCAATGGTGGTCTCCATCGCCTCAGAAGAACAACGTCTCTTAAAGAATCACTGGATAGATACTCTCAATTGTTTGAGTCAACTTTCAGCAGAGAATCTAAGGAACATCAAACTGATAGAGTAAGGCTGACAATTGAAGATGTGGGATCCTCTTGTGGACCAGCCCCAAAAACCTTTGGAAGGTTGCTATCTCTACCTGAACTCGAGTCTTTTTGCTCTCTGCAAAGTGAGTCGGATAATTCTTGTTTGGGGATGTCAACTAGCATTCATGTGGACAACCCTGCAAATATGGAAAGGTCCGGTTCTGATCAACAAATGCTTGCTGATCCTACTATATGTGCAGAAAATGACTGTGAATTAGAAGCTTCAGTAGAAAATGTAACTCAAGAAATCTTGGTGGAAGTGAGTGGAAGTATTCTAATTCAGGGGAATGAGGTGGGACTGATACTGAATGCAGATGATGATCGTAAAGTGGATGAAATGAGTGGTAATTTGGACAATCAACCAATGCTGGAGAATAGTTCTACTTCTCAACATCAGCAGGAGATTGAGCTTGCTACAGTTGCTTGTGTTAAACAGATGCAAACAAGTCCAAACTCTGTTTTAGACTGCCACCTTTCAGAGTTTTTCATAACAGAAG AAGCAGACTCGGAGTTAAATAATGAGCTGGAGGACTCTTTGGTCaacctgccatatggaaatggAGTCATAACAAAGATTGAGAATGTGACAATTCTGAGCAAGCATTTTGACAGTAGTGATCTTCCGCTTGTCCAAGTGGATAAAAAGGATGAATCTGATTTTAATTTTGTGAGGGATGTGCTCAAGCTATCTGGTTTCAGTGGGAATGACAAGCTCAGGACATGGCATTTGCCAGAGCCGCCAATTGACCCCTCATTGTTTGAAGAAGTAGACTGTTGCATACAGGAAACTGGCTGCAATTGTGATCACCAGGTTTTGTTCGACATAACTAATGAGGTCTTAGTAGATATCTATGAGAGATCATTCATGTACTGGCCCCGGCCTTTGTACACCAACTTGAGCATCCGCCCATTGCCCATCGGCTTCCATGTTCTCGAAGAGGTATGGGCCAGTATTAGCTGGTTCCTAAGGTATCAACCAGAGTCCGATCTGTCATTAGATTACATCGCATCTCGTGATCTTGCTAAGGCTGATGGGTGGATGAACCTCCAGTTTGAAAGCGAGTGTGCTGGACTTGAGGTTGAGGAGTGGATATGGGATGATCTCCTGGATGAAGTTCTTCTTGAGCTTGAGGAGGTCTGA
- the LOC122057308 gene encoding probable protein phosphatase 2C 23, producing the protein MGNGFGKLSVCFSGAGGAPRRNDMAFVISEPLDEGLGHSFCYVRPDPSRFSSSKVHSEETTTFRSISGASVSANTSTPLSTAFGDLYSSNCLDRPAAFESSDSFASIPLQPVPRTLFNSGPLSGGDSAFSGPLERGFMSGPIERGFLSGPLERGGIFSGPIEKGDDQFRRSFSHGGYALRHRSKKGSLMGVLSKAIAKTFRGGRNSIVVPGIKRVASVKESDWISGSDKNGENLIVSSTNLSSETSLDDDDSLGSQNLQWAQGKAGEDRVHVVISEEHGWVFVGIYDGFNGPDAPDYLLSNLYSAVHKELKGLLWDDKHETSNAPVADSCLEKEKEKAELMIQDDPSDHIRTENPNCADGGCSQCVQLETSPSGGGDVNPNSTSNLKRRRSRRNRFKGAAKKWDENQRRWKCEWDRERLELDLRLKEQSSHPVSEGSNAVNHSDVLKALSQALRKTEESYLEIADKMVIENPELALMGSCVLVMLMKGEDVYLMNVGDSRAVLARKAEPDLWIGKGPQDLERINEETLHDLEAFDGDQPYRLPSLAAVQLTLDHSTCVEEEVQRIKNEHPDDASALSNDRVKGSLKVTRAFGAGFLKQPKWNNALLEMFRIDYIGTSPYITCFPSLHHQRLGPKDRFLVLSSDGLYQYFTNEEAVFQVELFLSLSPDGDPAQYLIEEVLFRAAKKAGMDFHELLEIPPGDRRRYHDDVSIIVISLEGRIWRSSV; encoded by the exons ATGGGTAACGGTTTCGGGAAGCTCAGCGTCTGCTTCTCCGGTGCCGGAGGAGCTCCCCGTCGGAACGATATGGCTTTCGTGATTTCAGAGCCTCTGGATGAAGGGCTTGGCCACTCCTTCTGCTACGTTCGTCCCGATCCCTCACGTTTCTCTTCATCTAAAGTTCATTCCGAGGAAACCACAACATTCCGTTCCATCTCCGGTGCCTCTGTAAGTGCCAATACCTCCACCCCTCTCTCTACTGCTTTTGGAGATCTCTACTCTTCTAATTGTCTCGATCGTCCTGCTGCTTTTGAGAGTTCCGATTCCTTCGCTTCCATTCCCCTCCAACCAGTTCCCCGCACTTTGTTCAATTCTGGTCCCTTGTCCGGTGGTGATAGTGCCTTCTCAGGACCCCTCGAGCGGGGATTCATGTCCGGACCCATCGAAAGGGGATTCCTTTCGGGGCCTCTCGAACGCGGCGGCATCTTTTCTGGCCCTATTGAAAAAGGCGATGATCAGTTCCGGAGGAGTTTCTCCCACGGTGGTTACGCATTGAGGCACCGATCCAAGAAGGGTTCTTTGATGGGGGTTCTCTCCAAGGCAATCGCTAAGACCTTTCGTGGTGGCCGGAACTCCATCGTTGTTCCGGGAATTAAAAGGGTTGCCTCCGTTAAGGAATCCGACTGGATTTCTGGGTCCGACAAGAACGGCGAGAATCTAATCGTTAGCAGTACTAATCTGAGCAGCGAAACGAGCTTGGATGATGACGATTCTTTGGGGAGCCAGAATCTTCAATGGGCTCAAGGGAAGGCCGGAGAAGATCGAGTTCATGTAGTCATTTCGGAAGAGCATGGTTGGGTTTTCGTCGGGATTTATGATGGATTTAATGGTCCTGATGCCCCTGATTATCTTCTTTCTAATCTTTACAGTGCTGTACATAAGGAGCTCAAAGGCTTGTTATGGGATGACAAGCACGAGACCTCGAATGCTCCTGTCGCAGATTCTTgtttggagaaggagaaggagaaggcgGAGCTTATGATTCAGGATGACCCGTCTGATCACATTAGGACTGAGAATCCGAATTGCGCTGATGGTGGTTGTTCTCAGTGTGTCCAGCTGGAGACTAGTCCCTCCGGCGGTGGAGATGTTAACCCCAACTCGACTTCGAATTtaaagaggaggagaagtagGAGGAACAGGTTTAAAGGGGCAGCGAAGAAATGGGATGAGAATCAGAGGAGGTGGAAATGTGAATGGGACAGGGAGAGGTTGGAACTCGACCTCAGGTTAAAGGAACAGTCGAGCCATCCTGTTTCCGAAGGATCTAATGCTGTAAATCACTCGGATGTCTTGAAAGCCCTTTCTCAGGctttgagaaaaacagaggaatcCTATTTAGAAATCGCCGATAAGATGGTAATAGAAAATCCTGAATTGGCTCTGATGGGCTCATGTGTTCTTGTGATGTTGATGAAAGGGGAAGATGTCTACTTGATGAATGTGGGTGACAGTCGAGCAGTCTTAGCTCGGAAAGCAGAACCCGACCTGTGGATTGGAAAGGGTCCGCAAGACTTGGAACGGATCAATGAGGAAACTTTGCATGATCTTGAAGCATTTGATGGTGATCAGCCCTACAGGTTACCCAGTTTAGCCGCAGTTCAGCTAACTCTGGACCATTCCACTTGTGTGGAAGAG GAAGTCCAGAGAATAAAGAATGAACATCCAGATGATGCCTCTGCTCTTTCGAACGACAGAGTGAAAGGTTCCTTGAAGGTCACACGAGCTTTTGGTGCTGGCTTTCTCAAACAG CCAAAATGGAACAATGCACTCCTGGAGATGTTCAGAATAGATTATATAGGAACTTCTCCATACATCACCTGTTTCCCATCTCTCCACCATCAGAGACTAGGGCCCAAAGACAGATTCTTGGTATTGTCATCTGATGGGCTCTACCAATATTTCACCAATGAAGAAGCAGTCTTCCAAGTTGAACTCTTCCTTTCTTTGTCACCAGATGGAGACCCAGCACAATATCTCATTGAAGAAGTCTTGTTTCGTGCAGCAAAGAAAGCTG GTATGGACTTCCATGAGTTACTTGAAATACCACCAGGGGATCGTCGCCGATATCATGATGATGTCTCTATcattgttatctctttggagGGAAGGATATGGAGATCAAGTGTGTAA